From one Esox lucius isolate fEsoLuc1 chromosome 11, fEsoLuc1.pri, whole genome shotgun sequence genomic stretch:
- the LOC117595293 gene encoding nuclear apoptosis-inducing factor 1-like yields the protein MAKASKKRNFTENDLEVLLSEVETRKNILFGNMSSGINNKRKKQEWASLSDAVNAVGSESRTVNELKNKWSDIKVEVKRRTAAHRQSVGRTGGGTGTDELAPFDQRVASIVGDTLISGIVSADVGDSDILQDCQQGTAGTSTGTHSESAPPEQPEPIQSSVSRVSNVPLSAEVC from the exons ATGGCTAAAGCAAGCAAGAAACGGAATTTCACTGAAAACGATTTAGAGGTGCTACTATCAGAGGTAGAAACAAGaaagaatattttatttggaaatatgTCCTCTGGaattaataacaaaagaaagaaacaagagTGGGCGAGTTTGTCTGATGCCGTCAACGCGGTGGGATCTGAGAGTCGCACCGTAAATGAACTGAAGAATAAATGGTCAGACATAAAGGTGGAAGTTAAGCGGAGAACTGCTGCGCACCGACAAAGTGTGGGCAGAACAGGCGGTGGTACAGGGACCGATGAACTTGCACCCTTTGATCAGAGAGTTGCCTCTATTGTAGGAGACACGTTAATCTCTGGAATCGTATCCGCTGATGTAGGAGACTCGGATATACTACAGGACTGCCAGCAAG GAACCGCAGGAACGTCCACTGGCACGCACTCCGAGTCCGCACCACCTGAGCAGCCAGAGCCCATTCAGTCCAGCGTCTCCCGTGTCTCTAATGTTCCCCTCAGTGCTGAAGTTTGTTAG